In Streptomyces sp. ML-6, the genomic stretch CCGGGAGGCGGCATGGGGGTGTCCCCGATCTGGGTGATCGGGGCGGCTTCGCGCCGAGCGGCGTCGTCGGCGAGCGAACCACTGGGTTCCCGTACGTCCCGGTCGGCGTGCGGCGCGCCCTCGTTCGTGTGGTCGTGGGGGGACGTCCCCTCGGGGTCGTGCCCGCCCGGACCGGACTCGTTGGGGTCACGGTCGCCATGGGGTGCACCGTCGTCGGACCCGCGGGGCGGGACACCCTCGTCCGCCCCGTGGTGCGCGCCGTCGTCGGCGTGACCGTTGGGGCCGTGGTCGCCGTCGCGGGGCGGGGTCGGGTCGTTGTGGTGCGGCGGGGTCGGGTCGTGAGGCCCACTCGGACCGTTGCTGTTGCCGTTGCCGCCGGGTCCGTCGTTGCCGCGTCCGCCGGTGGGGGGCTCGTGGCTGTTGGAGGGGCCGTGGCCGAGGTCGTCGGCGTGGCCGCCGGGAAGGTTGTCGCCGATCTGTCCGGTGGGGATGTCGTCGCCGATGCGGCCGAGGTCGCCGAGGCCGGTGGGGTCGCTGCCCAGGCGGATGACGTCGTCGCCGTTGCGGGCGCCGACACCGGCCAGGACGGGTTCCCGGACCGGGCTGTTGGTGTGCGGGGCGGGGTTGTCGGTGTCGGTGCGCGGGTTGCCGATGTCGGGGGAGCCCTCCTTGGGGGCGTCCTTGGCGTGCTGGACGACGTCGCCGTTCTTGTCCAGGAGGTTGCCGTCGCGGTCGACGTACTGGATGGGGTCGTCGGCGGCGGTGGGGAGCTTGGTGGTGCCCTCGGGCAGCACCGGGGCGTCGTCGGGGAACTTGACGTTCCCGTTCGGGAGTTCGATCCCGCCGTCGGGAACCTTGGCGCCGTCGGGGAGGTGGAAGGTGCCGTCGGGCAGCATCGTCGACCCGTTGGGCAGGGTGATGGCGTTGTCGGGGAGGTTGGGGATGTCGATGGTGCCGATGCCCTTGAGGCCCTGGGTGATGTCGCCGATCTTGGAGAGGCCGGAGCCGGCGCCCTTGGCGATGTAGGTCATCGGGTCGATGAACTTGCCGGTCTTGCCGGCGACGGAGAGGGCCTTGGCGACGGCTCCGGCCTTGCCGGCGCCGGAGGCCGCGGTGCCGGCGCCGCCGGTGAAGACGGTGGTCAGGACGTTGAAGGTGACCGCGCCGGCGGCGCGGGCGGGGTTCTTGCCCCATTGGTCCCAGGCGACCAGGGCCTTGCCGGTCTCCTTCATGGCGGTGCGTGAGTCGCGCAGCCAGGAGGGGAGTTTGTCGTCGGGCAGGGTCCAGAACAGGGCGCCGGCGCCGGGGACGGCGGTGATGACGAGGCCGGTGGCGAGCTGGGCCAGGCCCTTCCAGGCCTGTCCCATGGCTTCCCAGCCGCCGAAGCCGACGAGGGTGCCCAGGCCCTTGATGGTGCCCCAGACGCCGTCGACGATCAGGCCGTCCCAGACGAAGGACTTGACCCAGTGGCCGACCTCGTACCAGTGGTGTTTCTCCTCGACGGGGTCGCCCCAGGGGAGTTTGGCGTTCTTGAGGTCCTCGGCGTTGAAGCCGTACTGGTCCTTGCGTTCGGAGCCGTCCCCGGCGACCATCTGCGTCCCGCCGAACAGGGCGGTGATCTTGTTGTGGCAGGTGCGCTCCGCGGCCCAGAACGCGGCGACGGTCGCGGTGATGTCGTCACGGAGCTGGTTGTGCTCCTCGACCTTGTCCCCGTCGTACTCCCACTCGTCGTCGTCCTTGTTCTCGTTGACGAACGTCGCGGCGTCCGTCTTGAGCTGCGCGAGTTTGGTGACCAGGGGGCGGATCTCGGTGGCGTAGTCGGACAGGGAGGCGGCGACCTTCTCGAGGTCGTCGGCGAAGGCGTCGGCCCGGTCCCTGACGGGTTTCGTCGAGGCGAACAGCTGCTCGGCCTCGGGGGCCTTGTAGTAGGCGGACAGGGCCTGGAACTGGGTGTGGACGGAGGAGCCGGTCTCGCGGATGTGGCCGGCGTCCTTCGTCAGGGACGCGTGGTCCTTCTCCAGCCGGCCCAGATCACCGGTGTACTGCGGGATCGCCTCGGGCTTGATCATCGGGTCTGCACCCCGGCCTTCTCAGCCTTCAGTACGTCCCGGACACCCCGTGTCTTCGGGCTCCGCCCAGTCACCATGACACCCCCGTGAAACAGCCAGCCGCACCGGCCGGACAAACCTTGGTCAGGAAGAGACAGAGAAGAAAGCAGAAAGAGAACGGCCGAAGGGAACCGGGCGAGGAGTCCCGCCGTCGTCAGCGGGCGCCGAAGCGTGCCGCGTCGAAGTTCGCGGTCGACATCTGCTGCCGCGCGTTGTCGCCCTGCTCCTGGTCGCCCGAGCTGAACGCGGACTCCATCCCGGACTGACCGCCCAGGAGAGCCGCCAGCGAACCGTTCAGCGCCGCCGTGATCTCGTCCGACCGGTTCTTGAACGAGTCGAACGCCACCCGCCCCGAACCGTGGAACTTCCCCTCCAGCGGGGCCGCCGCCTGCAGCAGCTGACGGATCAGCAGCCCCAGGTCGTCACTCGACCCACGAGACTTCGACGACAGAGTCGTCAGAACCTGCGCCCCCATGTCGAACTTCATTCCGGCCCCCCTGCCGAACTGAGCAAACAAATGTACTGACCATCCCTATCAAGTCCGGGGGAACGAAGCAATCGAGGGCCGCCGGGCTGTGGACGGACTGTGACGGAGTCGCCAGGGACCGATGTGGACAATCAGGCGTGAAAACGTACAACTTGACCGGGGGGTGGAGGGCCGAGGGCCCCTCGGTGCAGACGGGCCTCCCGGGAACCTCCGGCCGATCGGGATGTTCTGTCTCTCGCTCGCGCGCCTCTCCTTCACCCGGGGTTCGTCCTCGGCAGGCACCAGGTAGTCGTGCTGCCGGATCCGGGCGAGGAACTCCTCGGGAAGTTCCACTCCATGGCCCAGGAAAACTTCCTGTGCCGTGGGATGGAAAAGGTGCAGCAGGCCGTATGCGTAGATGGCGCGCACCGAATTCGGCACGGGCACCAGGGGGTTCCTCGAGACCCGCTTGTTGTCCATTCCGTTTCAGGGGCGGAATCATCCCGGGGTCGGGCCCAGGGATGATTCGCGGAATCAGCGCTCTGTCGCGGGCGCCACCACCGGCCGGCGACGGCAGCAGTGGCGCCCGCGATTCCCCGGAGGGATCGCCCTTCGTGATTCCTGTCAGCGTGCGGAGCGCGGAGGAATGACGCTCACGCCGCCTCCCCGCCGACGAATCCACTCCTCGAGATCCGGTCCGCCCAGCTCCTCGACGCCGTCCGCGGTGACGAGTTCGACCGGGCCGAAAACTGTCCCGGAGAAACCGTCGAGAACGGTGTTCTCGTCGAGCTTCACCTTGAACGAGTTCTCGTCCGCCACCGCGTTCGTCAGGTCCGCGCCGCGGAGGTCGACGTCCAGCAGGGAGGCTCCCATCAGGCGGGCGCCGCGGAAGCTCGCCCCCGAGGCGTCCACGTCGTAGAGCGAGGCCTTGACGAAGTCGACACCGTCGAGGGTCGCGCCCCGGAGCGTGGCGTCGTCCAGGTTCGCCCGTACCAGCGAGCCGTTGGTCAGGGTCGCGCCGGAAAGGTCGGCGCCCTCGAGATCCGCGCGGTAGAACTCCGCACCCGCCAGGTTCGTACCGACCAGCTTGGCTTCGGTGAACCAGGACTCGGAGAAGTCGCCGCCCGACAGATCCGCGCCACTGAAGTCGAGCCCCACACCGTCCAGCCCGCGGTCCTCCGGGCCCTCCAGCCATTCGCGCAGGCGATCGGCGGCAGCTCGGTCGACGGGGTACTGGCGCGGTGCCCAGCCTTTACGGGTACCAGATGACATCGTCTTCCCAACCGTTCCTTTGGACGATGCCCTTGACATCATCGATCGCTGCCTGGCTTGCGTTGCGCATGTCGAGAATAACAATACGGTGCTTGTCGACGATCTGTTCGGAGAGCTTCTTGACCCATTTGCCATTGTTGGCGGGGTCGTACGCGCCCTTGAAAGGCTGCGACTTGTCGCGGACGTTGTTGAACGGCGGCCAGTCGGAATGCACACCCTTGATGTCGTAATACTTGTCCGCGCTCGGGGAGTAGAACTCACCGCGGTCGGCCTGGGTGGGACGCTGGATGTCGTCGGGAAGCCGTCCGGTTTCACGGAGGTCCAGACCCACCCGGGCCTCGTCCTTCGAGGGTTCCGAGATGCCGCCGTTCTTGTCCGGGTCGCGCTGCAATTCGTCGAAGTCCTCGGGGCTGCGCTGTTCCACCTCGTCGAGGTGACCCCAGTGGTCGGCCCGTTCCTGCGGTGTGAGTTCCGGAAGGGGTTCGTTCACACGGTCCCCGGGAACGCCACCGGCCGGCTCGCCGTCCGGAGTCCCGTTCCCGCCACCGTTGTTGGGCTCGTCGCCGTGGTTGCCGGTGTTGTCCGGGGTGTGGTCGCCGCCGCCGTTGCCGGGTCCGCCATTGTCGGGGCCGTCGTTGTGTCCGTTTCCGCCGGGGCCGTCGTTGTTGTGGCCGCCGGTGGGGGGCGGGTCCTGGTGTCCGCCGCTGTTGCTGTGTCCGCCGTCGTTGGGGTGGGGGTTGGGGCCGGGTCCGTCGGTGTGGCCGTTGCCGTTGGTGTGGGTGTTGGGCGGTTCGTGGCTGTTGGTGGGTCCGTGGCCGAGGTCGTCGGTGCGTCCGCCGGGGAGGTTGTCGCCGACCTGTCCGGTGGGGATGTTGTCACCGACGTTGCCGCCGGGGAGGTTGTCGCCGGTGCGGCCGAGGTCGCCGAGGCCGGTGGGGTCGCTGCCCAGGCGGATGGCGTCGTCGCCGTTGCGGGCGCCGACACCGGCCAGGGCGGGTTCCCGCACGGGGGTGCTGGTGTGCGGGGCGGGGCTGTTGGTGTCGGTGTGCGGGGTGGTGGGGTTGGGGGTGTTCTCCGTGGGGGCGTCCTTGGCGTGCTGGACGATGTCGCCGTTCTTGTCGAGGAGGTTGCCGTCGCGGTCGACGTACTGGATGGGGTCGTCGGCGGCGGTGGGGAGCTTGGTGGTGCCCTCGGGCAGGACGGGGGCGTCGTCGGGGAACTTGACGTTCCCGTTCGGGAGTTCGATCCCGCCGTCGGGAACCTTGGCGCCGTCGGGGAGGTGGAAGGTGCCGTCGGGCAGCATCGTCGACCCGTTGGGCAGGGTGATGGCGTTGTCGGGGAGGTTGGGGATGTCGATGGTGCCGATGCCCTTGAGGCCCTGGGTGATGTCGCCGATCTTGGAGAGGCCGGAGCCGGCGCCCTTGGCGATGTAGGTCATCGGGTCGATGAACTTGCCGGTCTTGCCGGCGACGGAGAGGGCCTTGGCGACGGCTCCGGCCTTGCCGGCGCCGGAGGCGGCGGCGCCGGCGCCGCCGGTGAAGACGGTGGTCAGGACGTTGAAGGTGACCGCGCCGGCGGCGCGGGCGGGGTTCTTGCCCCATTGGTCCCAGGCGACCAGGGCCTTGCCGGTTTCCTTCATGGCGGTGCGTGAGTCGCGGAGCCAGGAGGGGAGTTTGTCGTCGGGCAGGGTCCAGAACAGGGCGCCGGCGCCGGGGACGGCGGTGATGACGAGGCCGGTGGCGAGCTGGGCCAGGCCCTTCCAGGCCTGTCCCATGGCTTCCCAGCCGCCGAAGCCGACGAGGGTGCCCAGGCCCTTGATGGTGCCCCAGACGCCGTCGACGATCAGGCCGTCCCAGACGAAGGACTTGACCCAGTGGCCGACCTCGTACCAGTGGTGTTTCTCCTCGACGGGGTCGCCCCAGGGGAGTTTGGCGTTCTTGAGGTCCTCGGCGTTGAAGCCGTACTGGTCCTTGCGTTCGGAGCCGTCCCCGGCGACCATCTGGGTGCCGCCGAACAGGGCGGTGATCTTGTTGTGGCAGGTGCGTTCGGCGGCCCAGAACGCGGCGACGGTCGCGGTGATGTCGTCACGGAGCTGGTTGTGCTCCTCGACCTTGTCGCCGTCGTACTCCCACTCGTCGTCGTCCTTGTTCTCGTTGACGAAGGTGGTGGCCTCGGTCTTGAGGCGGGCGAGTTTGGTGACGAGGGGCGGATCTCGGTGGCGTAGTCGGACAGGGAGGTGGCGACCTTCTCGAGGTCGTCGGCGAAGGTGTCGGCCCGGTCCCTGACGGGTTTCGTCGAGGCGAACAGCTGCTCGGCCTCGGGGGCCTTGTAGTAGGCGGACAGGGCCTGGAACTGGGTGTGGACGGAGGAGCCGGTCTCGCGGATGTGGCCGGCGTCCTTCGTCAGGGACGCGTGGTCCTTCTCCAGCCGGCCCAGGTCACCGGTGTACTGGGGGATCGCCTCGGGCTTGATCATCGGGTCTGCACCCCGGGCTTCTTCGGGTCCAGGTCGACCGCGCCCAGGGCCTTGCGCTGGGCCTCGGCGGCCATTTCCAGGTCGCCGTTGAGGTAGGCGGTCGTGGCGTCGACCGCGCCGGTCAGCGACTTCCCGGCCCGGGCCGCGATGAACTTCAGGTCCCCGGTGGTGTGCTCGGCGAACTGCGACAGGGCCAGCGCGACCAGACCGCCCACGGCCTCCTCACCCTTGCCGTCCCCGCCACCCCCGCCACCGGCGCCGGCATCGGCACTGATCGTGCCCGCACTCGACGCCGCCGACGTCAGATGATCACCGTACGACGTCACATGCGTCTGAATCTTCGACGCCGTCTCACCCGTCGTCTTCAGCACACCCTGAATACCCTGCGGCTTCAGATCCCACCCAGTCACCACAACACCCCCGTGAACTACCTGAAAACATCGAACCGGACGACTCCGGCCAAAAGGTCTGGCGCGGAGACGAAGAGAGAACCCACCGGACGGCAACCGACCCGGCGGGCGATCCCGGCAAAGACCCCGACCAGAGGAACCGCCCGGCCGGGGCCCCGTCGTCCGACGGAATCGACCGGACCCCGTCGGCCGACGGAAACGGCCGGGAGGGCCGCCGAAGAGTTCGACCGGGAAGAACAGCCGAAGAGCCCGGCCAGGAAGGACGGCCGAACCGGCCGAGAGGAACGACCGGATCGGCCGGGAAGAGCGACCGAAGGACTCAGCCGATGTTGTCGACCGCGGCCTTGGCGCGCGTGATCGTGTGCTGCGCGGTGCCGTCGTTCTTCTCCAGCGTCGTCTTGAGCAGCTGGATGATGTTCTTGACCTCCTGCGAGGAACGGTTCCACCGCAGTTCCTTGCCGTGGTACTCGTCCGCCACGCCGTCGGCCGCGAAGTCCGCCATCGCCGCCTTGACCTGGCCGTCGCGCGCCGTGATGACCTCCTCCAGCCGCGCGATCACCACCTGGATGTTGCCCTGCGCGTCCGCGGACGCGCCCGTGTCGTACGCACGACGGTCAGTGCCACCGGCCATCAACAATCACTCCCCGTGAAAACCTGTCAGAAAAGAACGCAATGGAATGGAACGAGCCGAAACGAGCCGGAACGGAACAGGCCGCGATGAAACGGGCTGCTGCGGAACGGGACGGAGCGAACCGGAATGGAACGAACTGGGACGGAGCGAACCGGCGCGGAACGAACCGGCGCGGAACGAACCGGAACGGAGCGAACCGGAACGGAGCGAACCAGGGTGGAACGGAGCCCGGCCGTCGTCGTCAGCGGGCGCCGAAGCGTGCCGCGTCGAAGTTCGCGGTCGACATCTGCTGCCGCGCGTTGTCGCCCTGCTCCTGGTCGCCCGAGCTGAACGCGGACTCCATCCCGGACTGACCGCCCAGGAGAGCCGCCAGCGAACCGTTCAGCGCCGCCGTGATCTCGTCCGACCGGTTCTTGAACGAGTCGAACGCCACCCGCCCCGAACCGTGGAACTTCCCCTCCAGCGGGGCCGCCGCCTGCAGCAGCTGACGGATCAGCAGCCCCAGGTCGTCACTCGACCCACGAGACTTCGACGACAGAGTCGTCAGAACCTGCGCCCCCATGTCGAACTTCATTCGATCCCCCTGCCAGGCTGCGTGAACACATGTTTCATCATGCCTATCAATTCGACGGGGTCGGAGGCAATCGGGATCCCGGAGCTGTGGACGGGCTGTGACAGAGCAGACAGTCGTCCGGTATGCGCAATGCGGGTCGGGTGTGCGGTACTTGGCCGGGGCGCCGGGCGGAGCGGCTCCCTCGACGACAACACCCTCCCGGGGGCCCGTTCGGCCCTGGTGCCGTGATCATGATCACGGCCACCGTGGGTGGGGCCATGGTGGCGCATACCGCGTCATCGGGTGCCTCGGGGGCTCTGCTTGCTCCCGATCTGCGACAGAATGCGGTCCGGCACAAGCCGTGTCGCCGCCGGCCAGTATTCACATCCGCGCCTGCTGCACAACCCTCTCCTGTCCGCACCGTGGGTGCGGATCGCGCGACGACTCATGGAGTGCAGATTGACCACGACATTCCGCTCCCGCCTCACCGCCCGCATCGGGCGCGCCTATCTGTCCAGGATCCAGAAGTACGGAATCGGACCCTCCACGATCAGGCTGCTGCCCGACGACCTGCTGATGATGATGCGCAGGGACGGCCTAGACCCGGTGGAGAAACTGGCCAGGACCCGGGCGAAGAGGCCGGTGTCCAAAGTGTCGTTGCCGTTCGGCATGGACGCCTGGGTGGTCAGCGGATACGAGGAGTCGAAGGCCGTCCTCGGCTCGGCCGACGGGTTCAGCACCGACTTCGCCCACCTCGCGACGAACGCCGGGGTGGCGGCCGAGCAGAGTCCCGGCGGGCTCGGGTTCAACGACCCCCCGGTGCACACCCGGCTGCGCCGCATCCTCACCCCGGAGTTCACGATGCGCCGGCTGCGGCGCCTGACGCCCCGGATCGACGCCATCATCGAGGAGCGCCTGGACGCGATGGCGGCCTCGCGCGGCCCGGTCGACCTGGTGCAGGGGTTCGCGCTGCCGATCCCCTCCCTCACGATCTGCGAACTGCTCGGCGTGCCGTACGAGGACCGTCACGACTTCCAGAAACTGGCCATGGACCGGTTCGACCTCTTCGGCGACGCGACCGCGCCGTTCGGAGCGATGTCGGAGTCGCTGGAGTACTTCAGGGGTGTCGTCCGGGCACAGCGGAAGAACCCGGGCGACGGCCTGCTCGGCATGATCGTGCGGGAGCACGGTGACGACGTCGACGACGAGGAACTCGCGGGCCTCGCCGACGGGGTGCTCACCGGCGGATTCGAGACGACCGCCAGCACGATCGCCCTCGGCTCCCTCGTCCTGCTCCGGGACCGGGACGTCTTCGAGCGAATACGCACGGACGACACCGTGATCGCGCCCTTCGTCGAGGAGGCGCTGCGTTACCTGTCCGCCGTGCAGATCGCCTTCCCCCGGTTCGCCCGCCGGGACATGGAGATAGGCGGCGTGACCA encodes the following:
- a CDS encoding pentapeptide repeat-containing protein, which encodes MSSGTRKGWAPRQYPVDRAAADRLREWLEGPEDRGLDGVGLDFSGADLSGGDFSESWFTEAKLVGTNLAGAEFYRADLEGADLSGATLTNGSLVRANLDDATLRGATLDGVDFVKASLYDVDASGASFRGARLMGASLLDVDLRGADLTNAVADENSFKVKLDENTVLDGFSGTVFGPVELVTADGVEELGGPDLEEWIRRRGGGVSVIPPRSAR
- a CDS encoding DUF6507 family protein, which gives rise to MTGWDLKPQGIQGVLKTTGETASKIQTHVTSYGDHLTSAASSAGTISADAGAGGGGGGDGKGEEAVGGLVALALSQFAEHTTGDLKFIAARAGKSLTGAVDATTAYLNGDLEMAAEAQRKALGAVDLDPKKPGVQTR
- a CDS encoding cytochrome P450 — encoded protein: MTTTFRSRLTARIGRAYLSRIQKYGIGPSTIRLLPDDLLMMMRRDGLDPVEKLARTRAKRPVSKVSLPFGMDAWVVSGYEESKAVLGSADGFSTDFAHLATNAGVAAEQSPGGLGFNDPPVHTRLRRILTPEFTMRRLRRLTPRIDAIIEERLDAMAASRGPVDLVQGFALPIPSLTICELLGVPYEDRHDFQKLAMDRFDLFGDATAPFGAMSESLEYFRGVVRAQRKNPGDGLLGMIVREHGDDVDDEELAGLADGVLTGGFETTASTIALGSLVLLRDRDVFERIRTDDTVIAPFVEEALRYLSAVQIAFPRFARRDMEIGGVTIPRGDMVLCSLSGANRDASYVEDDGRFDLDRIPSASHLAFGHGIHRCVGAELARMELRAAYPALVRRFPGMRLAVPPQDLSFRKVSIVYGIESLPVHLR
- a CDS encoding YwqJ-related putative deaminase; translation: MIKPEAIPQYTGDLGRLEKDHASLTKDAGHIRETGSSVHTQFQALSAYYKAPEAEQLFASTKPVRDRADAFADDLEKVAASLSDYATEIRPLVTKLAQLKTDAATFVNENKDDDEWEYDGDKVEEHNQLRDDITATVAAFWAAERTCHNKITALFGGTQMVAGDGSERKDQYGFNAEDLKNAKLPWGDPVEEKHHWYEVGHWVKSFVWDGLIVDGVWGTIKGLGTLVGFGGWEAMGQAWKGLAQLATGLVITAVPGAGALFWTLPDDKLPSWLRDSRTAMKETGKALVAWDQWGKNPARAAGAVTFNVLTTVFTGGAGTAASGAGKAGAVAKALSVAGKTGKFIDPMTYIAKGAGSGLSKIGDITQGLKGIGTIDIPNLPDNAITLPNGSTMLPDGTFHLPDGAKVPDGGIELPNGNVKFPDDAPVLPEGTTKLPTAADDPIQYVDRDGNLLDKNGDVVQHAKDAPKEGSPDIGNPRTDTDNPAPHTNSPVREPVLAGVGARNGDDVIRLGSDPTGLGDLGRIGDDIPTGQIGDNLPGGHADDLGHGPSNSHEPPTGGRGNDGPGGNGNSNGPSGPHDPTPPHHNDPTPPRDGDHGPNGHADDGAHHGADEGVPPRGSDDGAPHGDRDPNESGPGGHDPEGTSPHDHTNEGAPHADRDVREPSGSLADDAARREAAPITQIGDTPMPPPGPGNKFLGQLPESRLTRDADGLITHIDGRNFEHFLKDLSFQRSAAYKEAKELGTFPRKQVGACVGAVMDLRTGMIFEGINGKFDNIIPADRVHPTIGARHNSIGDPPPAPDHPLGHAEVKAVNELLWEREKLGLPTDEAALAELRASIEFPYLSHRKTELPGRPAAFCANCDSMLKGVDSLHGRFTGNPPTDELWIP
- a CDS encoding pore-forming ESAT-6 family protein, giving the protein MAGGTDRRAYDTGASADAQGNIQVVIARLEEVITARDGQVKAAMADFAADGVADEYHGKELRWNRSSQEVKNIIQLLKTTLEKNDGTAQHTITRAKAAVDNIG